A window from Streptomyces sp. NBC_00299 encodes these proteins:
- a CDS encoding carbohydrate ABC transporter permease codes for MDGLRRHKSMFLLPGLLTLFLIIIFPLLFTIRVSFSGWNVSNPQMDFIGGANYTAMLDDSRFWSSITRLTLLAGGTVLIQYLIGFGMALLVWREARGRRFWRVLFLVPMMTTPVVMAAIWQTIFHESLGPVNDLLEMLGLTKIPWLTESGPALFALMTVEVWQWTPFMFLLLLAGLLSLPKEPFMAAAIDGAGTWRTFWKVTFPLMAPVSVAAVIIRLIEASKLSDSVYVLTSGGPGSSTETPGYYLYIQGLRDQQTGYSGAMSLTYLVLMIVTLTVVAALLTRALKLKGDS; via the coding sequence ATGGACGGCCTGCGCCGGCACAAGAGCATGTTCCTGCTGCCGGGACTGCTCACCCTCTTCCTGATCATTATTTTCCCGCTGCTGTTCACCATCCGCGTCAGCTTCTCCGGCTGGAACGTCAGCAACCCTCAGATGGACTTCATCGGCGGGGCCAACTACACCGCAATGCTGGACGACAGCCGCTTCTGGTCCTCCATCACCCGGCTGACCCTGCTGGCGGGCGGCACGGTCCTGATCCAGTACCTCATCGGCTTCGGCATGGCCCTACTGGTCTGGCGCGAGGCACGCGGCCGCAGATTCTGGCGGGTGCTCTTTCTCGTCCCCATGATGACCACGCCCGTGGTGATGGCCGCCATCTGGCAGACGATCTTCCATGAGTCGCTGGGCCCGGTGAACGACCTCCTGGAGATGCTGGGCCTGACGAAGATTCCCTGGCTCACCGAGTCCGGACCGGCCCTGTTCGCGCTGATGACCGTCGAGGTCTGGCAGTGGACCCCCTTCATGTTCCTGTTGCTGCTGGCCGGCCTGCTCAGCCTTCCCAAGGAACCGTTCATGGCGGCCGCGATCGACGGCGCCGGCACCTGGCGCACCTTCTGGAAGGTGACCTTCCCACTGATGGCACCGGTCTCGGTGGCGGCGGTCATCATCCGGCTGATCGAAGCGTCCAAGCTCTCCGACAGCGTCTACGTCCTGACGTCCGGCGGGCCGGGGTCCTCCACGGAGACCCCGGGTTACTACCTCTACATCCAGGGCCTCCGCGATCAGCAGACCGGCTACAGCGGGGCGATGTCCCTGACCTACCTCGTCCTGATGATCGTCACGCTCACGGTCGTCGCCGCCCTGCTCACCAGGGCCCTCAAGCTGAAGGGGGACTCATGA
- a CDS encoding carbohydrate ABC transporter permease, producing MRSRLYPVFKYTVIALWACFVAGPFFWAMTTSFKNANAVQGGPTYVPWAQYEPTLTGWRNIFGGAGGIDVIDPFINSAIVTIAASAISLALGSLAAYALSRYRFKLGFIKNSDIVFFFVSQRIMPPVVLVIPFFYLLQYGGLLDTIAGLVIVTVALLLPIAVWVMVDFFNGIPREIDEMAMLEGCPPFQTFVRAILPNSLPGLTVAAMFCAVFGWNDFFFAFRLTFTEVQTLPQAVVALNSSIPPWWTLSAAALFGVAPLILLALWVERLLSKGNLSGAVR from the coding sequence ATGAGGTCGCGCCTTTATCCCGTATTCAAGTACACCGTGATCGCCCTGTGGGCCTGCTTCGTCGCGGGACCGTTCTTCTGGGCGATGACGACCAGCTTCAAGAACGCCAACGCGGTCCAGGGCGGCCCCACCTACGTCCCCTGGGCGCAGTACGAGCCCACCCTCACCGGCTGGCGCAACATCTTCGGCGGAGCCGGCGGCATCGATGTGATCGATCCCTTCATCAACAGTGCCATCGTCACCATCGCCGCGTCCGCCATCAGCCTGGCCCTCGGATCACTGGCCGCCTACGCACTGTCCCGGTACCGGTTCAAGCTGGGCTTCATCAAGAACAGCGACATCGTCTTCTTCTTCGTCTCCCAGCGGATCATGCCGCCCGTCGTCCTGGTGATCCCCTTCTTCTACCTCCTGCAATACGGCGGCCTCCTGGACACCATCGCGGGCCTGGTCATCGTGACGGTCGCGCTCCTACTGCCCATCGCCGTCTGGGTGATGGTGGACTTCTTCAACGGCATCCCCCGGGAGATCGACGAGATGGCGATGCTGGAGGGCTGCCCGCCGTTCCAGACCTTCGTACGAGCGATCCTGCCGAACTCCCTGCCCGGGCTGACCGTCGCGGCCATGTTCTGCGCCGTGTTCGGCTGGAACGACTTCTTCTTCGCCTTCCGGCTGACCTTCACCGAGGTCCAGACGCTGCCCCAGGCGGTCGTCGCCCTCAACTCCTCCATTCCACCGTGGTGGACGCTGTCCGCCGCCGCACTCTTCGGCGTGGCACCACTGATCCTGCTCGCCCTCTGGGTGGAGCGCCTACTGTCCAAGGGGAACCTGTCGGGAGCGGTCCGATGA